Proteins encoded by one window of Rutidosis leptorrhynchoides isolate AG116_Rl617_1_P2 chromosome 7, CSIRO_AGI_Rlap_v1, whole genome shotgun sequence:
- the LOC139859131 gene encoding uncharacterized protein — MSLPFKTPEDAVPWVGLYIAIASLVCTLAMAADAFHGFRQGKLCYSRSNEDTGGLTTIKNDSFDTVTKVFSMVFLFTMLANLLPSLGLMGDRELLANMIALGILLITIIVNVCIQMVTGLLVDSVISLLFILPTVLVFSVALIVPESRRIFELQCKELHGLYSNHKKIHFSYKELVHNVKKYWVMAETSNPQFVIACSQVSSALGVVCLYLAFSSAIILLDTSFLADLGESDYKWSIKAIVILQLVGRLVGSIAPVSRCFSVISYFNISKKWSKNHINIFRVEKQWIRRLQHWKRNHIRSHIPGCHCKMVFNQVKNLILNICIALQILAAVICKTFCLVPRCFLIVISYCWYLCKLFFKTCIRKPNASNNNINSEVKEYRRCVLLFEEDAVLSNRVLKNILRSITKLLQVSEKKDPRNVMKLLEKSTNFNGVVEFDNDQVPRLHGDDVRNCWSLVLVTLTTVAIALPNVANTRVKELLAEARKASTRLWTEVEVYCKWLQIDLQNKAYKGKTSKEILRLLGDMAVQNVIHFKSRKSKSLNRSLHKFIASSSMYRISETIQLHCNKQESWPNDEELFDWISTVIADVFCACFTNIPRVVTMMCHHDAIEKRHQSIRAAAKLLGKSKNILTILEKRQLRNIDADSMAYIEKWHALPNSELLNGSNQVQPASASTNESHIEVTIIIVDGLMINSSLTIAADLKKQRDRVTLTV; from the exons ATGTCTTTGCCTTTTAAGACTCCTGAGGATGCGGTGCCGTGGGTGGGGTTGTATATCGCAATAGCATCTCTAGTTTGCACTCTTGCGATGGCAGCTGACGCCTTCCACGGCTTCAGACAAGGGAAACTATG TTATAGCCGCAGCAATGAAGATACCGGTGGATTAACTACTATcaagaatgatagttttgatacagtCACCAAAGTTTTTAGCATGGTTTTCTTGTTCACCATGTTAGCCAATCTTCTCCCTTCTTTAGGGCTTATGGGTGACAGAGAACTTTTAGCCAACATGATAGCTTTGGGTATTCTCTTAATCACTATTATAGTAAATGTATGCATTCAAATGGTTACAGGGTTGTTGGTTGATAGTGTGATTTCCTTATTATTCATATTACCCACTGTATTGGTATTTTCAGTAGCTTTAATTGTTCCAGAATCTAGACGAATCTTCGAACTACAGTGCAAAGAGCTGCACGGACTGTACTCAAATCATAAGAAGATTCATTTCTCTTATAAGGAACTTGTGCATAACGTTAAGAAGTATTGGGTAATGGCAGAAACTAGTAACCCTCAATTTGTGATTGCTTGTTCACAAGTTTCTTCCGCTCTAGGGGTTGTATGTTTATATCTTGCTTTCTCTTCAGCAATCATTCTTCTTGATACATCTTTTTTAGCAGATTTAGGAGAATCGGATTATAAGTGGTCAATCAAAGCTATTGTTATTCTCCAATTAGTTGGTAGATTAGTAGGTAGTATAGCACCAGTGTCTAGATGTTTCAGTGTCATTAGTTATTTCAACATCTCTAAAAAATGGAGCAAGAACCACATAAATATATTCAGAGTTGAGAAACAATGGATCCGAAGGCTTCAACACTGGAAACGGAATCATATCCGTTCACATATACCAGGCTGCCATTGCAAAATGGTTTTCAATCAGGTCAAAAACTTGATTTTGAACATATGTATAGCACTTCAAATATTGGCTGCAGTTATATGTAAAACGTTTTGTCTCGTTCCTAGATGTTTTCTGATCGTAATCTCTTATTGTTGGTATCTCTGCAAATTATTTTTTAAAACTTGCATTCGGAAACCAAATGCATCGAACAATAACATAAATTCAGAGGTGAAAGAATATAGGAGATGTGTGCTACTATTTGAAGAGGATGCGGTACTTTCAAACAGAGTATTGAAAAATATCCTCAGATCTATAACAAAGCTTCTTCAAGTATCCGAAAAAAAAGATCCGAGAAATGTTATGAAGCTATTAGAAAAATCTACAAATTTCAATGGAGTAGTAGAGTTCGACAATGACCAAGTCCCGCGTTTACATGGCGACGATGTCCGCAATTGCTGGAGCCTAGTTTTAGTAACATTAACAACTGTTGCTATTGCACTTCCTAACGTTGCAAATACTCGTGTGAAAGAGTTACTTGCTG AGGCAAGAAAAGCATCTACGCGTTTGTGGACAGAAGTGGAAGTGTATTGCAAGTGGCTACAGATTGATCTTCAAAACAAGGCTTACAAAGGAAAAACATCAAAGGAGATTCTTCGGTTGTTAGGTGATATGGCTGTACAAAACGTCATACACTTCAAGAGCCGCAAATCCAAAAGTCTGAATCGCTCGCTTCACAAGTTCATCGCTTCAAGTTCCATGTATAGAATTAGTGAAACCATACAACTCCATTGCAATAAGCAAGAAAGTTGGCCGAATGATGAGGAGCTTTTTGACTGGATATCAACTGTAATTGCAGATGTGTTTTGTGCTTGCTTTACCAACATACCACGTGTCGTAACGATGATGTGTCATCACGATGCAATCGAAAAAAGACACCAAAGTATCCGCGCTGCAGCTAAGCTTCTTGGTAAATCGAAAAACATTCTTACCATACTTGAAAAGCGCCAACTTCGAAACATAGATGCGGACTCGATGGCGTACATTGAAAAGTGGCACGCGTTACCAAACAGTGAGTTACTCAATGGTTCAAACCAAGTTCAACCAGCTTCTGCAAGTACTAATGAATCACATATAGAAGTAACTATTAT CATCGTTGATGGGTTGATGATCAACTCGAGTTTAACGATAGCCGCTGATTTGAAAAAACAAAGGGACAGAGTAACATTGACAGTCTGA
- the LOC139859130 gene encoding uncharacterized protein, which produces MKKELKIASWNIRGMNTLDKQSEVNDLIKDEDLSMCILLETHLKHKNIQKVCENVFNNWKWHSNVKNSPNSCRIIVGWNDSKVNVMIIKCTSHLIFYMVEVISTKEKFYCSFVYAHNKGKDRITLWEELAFQSRIANKTAWFIMGNFNVTRYLHEYSSGSSLFTDDMNEFNDCINKLHLEDINSTGFHFTWTKSLKNPRCGNYEKI; this is translated from the coding sequence ATGAAGAAAGAACTTAAGATTGCATCATGGAATATTAGAGGAATGAATACTTTGGATAAACAGTCTGAAGTAAATGATTTAATAAAGGATGAAGATTTGAGTATGTGTATTTTGTtagaaactcatctaaaacatAAGAATATTCAAAAAGTTTGTGAAAATGTTTTTAATAATTGGAAGTGGCATTCCAATGTAAAAAATAGTCCCAATAGTTGCAGAATTATAGTGGGTTGGAATGATAGCAAAGTCAATGTGATGATCATAAAATGTACTAGCCATCTCATATTCTATATGGTGGAAGTGATTAGCACCAAAGAAAAATTTTATTGCAGCTTTGTGTATGCCCACAATAAAGGAAAAGATAGAATTACTTTATGGGAAGAACTAGCATTTCAAAGTAGAATTGCTAATAAAACAGCATGGTTCATTATGGGGAATTTCAATGTCACTAGATACTTGCATGAATATTCTTCTGGTAGCTCACTTTTTACTGATGATATGAATGAATTCAATGATTGTATTAATAAGCTTCACTTGGAGGACATCAATAGCACTGGCTTTCATTTCACTTGGACTAAATCATTGAAAAATCCAAGGTGTGGAAACTATGAAAAAATTTGA